One Polaribacter sp. KT25b DNA segment encodes these proteins:
- a CDS encoding DUF4249 family protein, producing MKKLYILPILFILFFTSCEKVIDVDVPSIEPKLIIDASFEVYFNRSPVTAKTIVKLSSSADYFDETIPAVTSATVFLTDVSTNTIINFSNTNSDGNYEPINSFIPADDTSYELTVIYNNETYKGFATKVKSTPFTDVYQGDETLFSGEETELKVSFFDEPIVENYYLFDFSENLFLSIDDRFFDGNDYNFSFFYQEDEIELPNRVTVKMSGITKDFYTFFEILNSQSGQNSGGPFQSVPSSLLGNMINTTNEDNFPLGYFHISETDTFTLDLVEKN from the coding sequence ATGAAAAAACTATATATACTTCCTATCTTATTCATCTTATTTTTTACAAGTTGCGAAAAAGTAATAGATGTTGACGTACCTTCAATTGAACCAAAATTAATTATTGACGCTTCTTTTGAAGTCTATTTTAATAGAAGCCCTGTAACTGCAAAAACGATTGTAAAATTATCGTCTTCTGCAGATTATTTTGATGAAACAATTCCTGCTGTTACAAGTGCAACAGTGTTTTTAACAGACGTATCTACAAATACAATTATTAATTTTTCGAACACAAATTCTGATGGGAATTACGAACCTATAAACTCATTTATTCCTGCTGATGATACATCTTATGAATTAACTGTAATTTATAATAATGAAACCTATAAAGGATTTGCTACAAAAGTAAAATCTACACCTTTTACTGATGTTTATCAAGGAGATGAAACACTTTTTTCTGGCGAAGAAACAGAGTTAAAAGTATCTTTTTTTGATGAACCAATTGTAGAAAATTATTATTTATTTGATTTTTCAGAAAATCTATTTTTATCAATTGACGACCGATTTTTTGATGGTAATGATTATAATTTTTCTTTTTTTTATCAAGAAGATGAAATAGAATTACCTAATAGAGTTACCGTAAAAATGTCTGGAATTACGAAAGATTTTTATACTTTTTTTGAAATACTAAATAGTCAAAGTGGGCAAAATTCTGGAGGGCCTTTTCAATCTGTTCCTTCTTCATTGTTAGGTAATATGATTAACACAACGAATGAAGATAATTTTCCTTTGGGATATTTTCATATTTCAGAAACGGATACTTTTACGCTAGATTTGGTTGAGAAAAATTAG
- a CDS encoding exo-beta-N-acetylmuramidase NamZ domain-containing protein, translating into MNFTLISCAQKPNTTIEKNIVSASILKTGGERTNLYLNLLKGKNVAIVGNQTSIIQTTSKNKVQRHLVDSLLSLDIKVKKVFAPEHGFRGKADAGEIVKNGIDTKTGLPIISLYGKNKKPSAEQLKNIDVVVFDIQDVGARFYTYISSLHYVMEACAELKIPVIILDRPNPNGHYIDGPVLELAHKSFVGMHKVPVVYGMTIGEYGKMINGEKWLENEIKCDLTVIPLENYTHKTEYSLPVKPSPNLPNDKSINLYPSLCFFEGTTVSAGRGTEMQFQIAGSPYLKLKRFYFEFKPKPNNGAKYPKHKGEICYGYDLRNEEKLTKIELKWLIDFYKGHKNYAKEKDFFNTFFTKLAGTEKLQKQIEQGVSEKEIRKTWTKDLNEFKLIRNKYLIYK; encoded by the coding sequence ATGAATTTTACCCTAATTTCTTGCGCTCAAAAACCAAATACAACAATTGAAAAAAATATAGTTAGTGCTTCCATTTTAAAAACTGGCGGAGAAAGAACTAATTTGTACCTTAATTTATTAAAAGGAAAAAATGTTGCAATTGTTGGCAATCAAACTTCAATTATTCAAACGACTTCAAAAAATAAAGTACAAAGACATTTGGTTGACAGCTTACTTTCTTTAGACATTAAAGTAAAAAAAGTATTTGCGCCAGAACATGGTTTTCGTGGAAAAGCTGATGCTGGAGAAATTGTAAAAAACGGAATTGACACAAAAACAGGTTTACCAATTATATCTTTATATGGAAAAAACAAAAAACCTTCTGCAGAACAATTAAAAAATATTGATGTTGTTGTTTTTGATATTCAAGATGTTGGTGCTCGTTTTTACACGTATATTTCTAGCTTACATTATGTAATGGAAGCTTGTGCAGAGCTTAAAATTCCGGTTATTATTTTAGATAGACCAAATCCTAATGGTCATTATATAGACGGACCAGTTTTAGAATTAGCTCATAAAAGTTTTGTTGGTATGCACAAAGTTCCTGTTGTTTACGGAATGACAATTGGCGAATATGGAAAAATGATTAATGGAGAAAAATGGTTAGAAAACGAAATTAAATGCGATTTAACTGTAATCCCTTTAGAAAATTATACACACAAAACAGAATATAGTTTACCTGTAAAACCATCGCCAAATTTACCAAACGATAAAAGTATTAACCTCTATCCTAGCCTTTGTTTTTTTGAAGGAACAACCGTTTCTGCAGGTCGAGGAACTGAAATGCAGTTCCAAATTGCAGGAAGTCCATATTTAAAATTAAAAAGATTTTATTTTGAATTTAAGCCAAAACCAAATAATGGCGCTAAATATCCAAAACATAAAGGTGAAATTTGCTATGGATATGATTTAAGAAATGAAGAAAAATTAACTAAAATTGAATTAAAATGGTTAATTGATTTTTATAAAGGTCATAAAAACTATGCTAAAGAAAAAGATTTTTTTAACACTTTCTTTACTAAATTAGCAGGAACAGAAAAACTACAAAAACAAATAGAACAAGGTGTATCTGAAAAAGAAATTAGAAAAACCTGGACAAAAGATTTAAATGAATTTAAATTAATTAGAAATAAATATTTAATATATAAATAA
- a CDS encoding YkgJ family cysteine cluster protein: MEKRLQELPKLAEQAKKESKKYFTNLKKRTPKNLDYIMQELHDKEFEKTDCLACGNCCKTSSPIFIDKDIERISKHLKMKVVDFVSQYLQRDEDDFMVLKSAPCTFFDETDNTCFIYDVRPKACAEYPHTNRVKFIQITDLTIANTAICPATYNIVEALKKRIPLESNEKRKRK, from the coding sequence ATGGAAAAACGCTTACAAGAGCTTCCTAAATTAGCTGAACAAGCTAAAAAAGAAAGCAAAAAATATTTTACGAATCTAAAGAAAAGAACTCCTAAAAATTTAGATTATATAATGCAAGAATTGCATGATAAAGAGTTTGAAAAAACAGATTGTTTAGCATGTGGAAATTGCTGTAAAACGTCAAGCCCTATTTTTATTGATAAGGATATTGAGCGTATTTCTAAACACTTAAAAATGAAAGTTGTTGATTTTGTTAGTCAATATTTACAAAGAGATGAAGATGATTTTATGGTGTTAAAATCGGCGCCTTGTACTTTTTTTGATGAAACTGATAATACTTGTTTTATTTATGATGTTCGTCCAAAAGCGTGTGCAGAATATCCTCATACTAACAGAGTGAAATTTATACAAATTACAGACTTAACAATTGCAAATACGGCAATTTGTCCGGCAACTTATAATATTGTTGAAGCGTTAAAAAAACGTATTCCTTTAGAATCTAATGAAAAGAGAAAAAGAAAATAG
- a CDS encoding DUF6095 family protein, with amino-acid sequence MSTDLNLLSKGLIRLGILIFLFIITPIIITFGFKALDKFTEAPKLYVAYAIIFIGVALLFFTMYFAFKTFGIIKNAIFDNN; translated from the coding sequence ATGAGTACAGATTTAAATTTATTAAGCAAAGGGTTAATTAGGTTAGGTATTTTGATATTTCTATTTATCATTACGCCAATCATAATTACATTTGGTTTTAAAGCTTTAGATAAATTTACAGAAGCGCCAAAATTATATGTTGCCTATGCTATTATTTTTATTGGTGTAGCATTATTATTTTTTACCATGTACTTCGCATTTAAAACTTTTGGAATTATTAAAAACGCAATTTTCGACAATAACTAA
- a CDS encoding TonB-dependent receptor, whose translation MIQLKKIFFILFLFSLSTFSQEKTTISGSVYDANNNETLFGVSIYFPELNSGTTTNEYGFYSITIPKGTYKIQVSYLGFRSISETINLSEKITKNFKLSEETESLNEIIIEGNIEKLNVKTPQMSVNKLTAATIKKIPVVLGEADIIKSLLLLPGVTSAGEGASGFNVRGGAADQNLILLDEAIVFNSSHLLGFFSVFNPDVIKDVKLYKGGIPSRFGGRLSSVLDIYQKEGNSKNFNLTGGIGLVSSRLLAEGPIVKEKSSFVIGGRASYAHLFLPLFDNDNTAYFYDLNTKINYRFNDNNNVFLSTYFGKDIFGISDNFVNKYGNNVVNLRWNHLFSDKIFSNLSAIYSDYFYGLILDFVGFEWDSGITNFNLKYDFKHYLNENLKLSYGINNIYIKFNPGEIVPNREDSGIQSEKLIDKYANEFAAYLEAEHSINNKLTLQYGARFSNFTRLGQDELNVYANDNPVIYNSQFKKYESAEATSTESYKRSDVLATFNNFEPRLSMSYLLNDETSFKLSYNRMAQYLHLLSNTASPTPLDVWAPSGKYIKPQLLDQFAAGYFKSIKNGDYSLETEVFYKDIQNRIDYINGANLVANNEIETVILNGQARAYGLEVLFKKNEGNFKGWLSYTLSKSEQKTPGRTASEPGINQGEWYNTAYDKTHDISLNASYELSKKWMFNANFLFQTGQPTNYPVGQYEFQGLNVPIYDDNRRNADRLPAYHRLDISATLTPESNKNRKWQGEWVFGIYNLYGRQNAASISFSQNRETYRNEAIQTSIFGLVPSVTYNFKF comes from the coding sequence ATGATTCAACTCAAAAAAATATTTTTTATACTTTTTCTTTTCTCATTATCTACTTTTAGTCAAGAGAAAACAACAATTAGTGGTTCTGTTTATGATGCTAATAATAATGAAACTTTATTTGGAGTTTCTATTTATTTTCCTGAATTAAACTCAGGAACCACAACAAATGAGTATGGCTTTTATTCCATTACAATACCTAAAGGAACTTATAAGATTCAAGTTAGTTATTTAGGATTTAGATCAATTTCAGAAACTATTAACTTATCAGAAAAAATAACAAAAAACTTTAAACTATCAGAAGAAACCGAAAGTTTAAATGAAATTATTATTGAAGGTAACATAGAAAAACTAAATGTTAAAACTCCACAAATGAGTGTTAACAAATTAACAGCTGCAACGATTAAAAAAATTCCTGTAGTTTTAGGTGAAGCAGATATTATTAAATCATTATTGCTCTTACCAGGTGTTACAAGTGCTGGTGAAGGCGCTTCTGGCTTTAATGTTAGAGGTGGCGCAGCTGATCAAAACTTAATTTTGTTAGATGAAGCAATTGTTTTTAACTCTTCTCATTTACTTGGTTTTTTCTCGGTATTTAATCCGGATGTAATTAAAGATGTAAAATTATATAAAGGTGGAATTCCTTCACGTTTTGGAGGAAGATTATCCTCTGTTTTAGATATTTATCAGAAAGAAGGAAATAGTAAAAATTTTAATTTAACGGGAGGAATTGGTTTAGTTTCTAGCAGATTATTAGCAGAAGGTCCAATTGTAAAAGAAAAAAGTTCCTTTGTTATTGGTGGACGAGCATCTTATGCACATTTATTTTTACCACTGTTTGATAATGATAACACAGCCTATTTTTATGATTTAAATACTAAAATAAATTACAGATTTAACGACAATAACAATGTTTTCTTATCCACTTATTTTGGAAAAGACATTTTTGGAATTAGTGATAACTTCGTTAATAAATACGGAAACAATGTTGTAAACTTACGTTGGAATCATTTATTTTCTGATAAAATATTTTCTAATCTTTCTGCAATATATTCTGATTATTTCTACGGGTTAATCCTCGATTTTGTTGGCTTTGAATGGGATTCTGGAATTACAAACTTCAACTTAAAATACGATTTTAAACATTATTTAAATGAAAATTTAAAACTGAGTTATGGAATCAATAATATTTACATCAAATTTAATCCAGGAGAAATTGTTCCAAATAGAGAAGATTCTGGTATACAATCAGAAAAATTAATTGACAAATATGCCAATGAATTTGCAGCATATTTAGAAGCAGAACATTCAATTAATAACAAACTTACCTTGCAATATGGCGCGCGTTTTAGCAACTTTACACGTTTAGGACAAGATGAATTAAATGTATATGCAAACGACAATCCTGTAATTTACAATTCGCAATTTAAAAAGTATGAATCTGCAGAAGCAACATCAACAGAATCATATAAAAGAAGCGATGTTCTTGCTACTTTTAACAATTTTGAGCCAAGACTTTCTATGTCTTATTTACTAAATGATGAAACTTCATTTAAATTAAGTTACAACAGAATGGCACAATATTTACACTTACTTTCCAACACGGCATCTCCTACTCCATTAGATGTTTGGGCGCCAAGTGGCAAATATATAAAGCCGCAATTACTAGATCAATTTGCTGCTGGTTATTTTAAATCTATCAAAAATGGAGATTATTCTTTAGAAACAGAAGTTTTCTATAAAGACATTCAAAATCGAATCGATTATATTAATGGCGCCAACTTAGTTGCCAATAACGAAATTGAAACTGTTATTTTAAACGGACAAGCCAGAGCTTATGGTTTAGAGGTTTTATTTAAAAAAAATGAAGGAAATTTTAAAGGCTGGCTTTCCTATACACTTTCTAAATCTGAACAAAAAACACCAGGAAGAACTGCTAGTGAACCAGGAATAAATCAAGGAGAATGGTATAATACCGCTTATGATAAAACGCACGATATTTCTTTAAATGCGAGTTATGAATTGTCTAAAAAATGGATGTTTAACGCCAACTTTTTGTTTCAAACTGGGCAGCCAACAAATTATCCTGTAGGACAATATGAATTTCAAGGTTTAAATGTACCAATTTATGATGACAATAGAAGAAATGCAGATCGATTGCCAGCTTATCACAGACTTGATATTTCGGCAACTTTAACTCCAGAAAGTAATAAAAATAGAAAATGGCAAGGTGAGTGGGTTTTCGGAATATATAATTTATATGGAAGACAAAATGCCGCTTCTATTAGTTTTAGTCAAAATCGAGAAACCTATAGAAATGAAGCTATTCAGACTTCAATTTTTGGCTTAGTACCTTCTGTTACTTATAATTTTAAATTTTAG
- the murQ gene encoding N-acetylmuramic acid 6-phosphate etherase has product MKFIKTTEQDSKYNHLEMMSVSSILRNINSEDKTVPLAVEKSLPQITKLTEQIVNKLKIGGRLFYIGAGTSGRLGVLDASECPPTFGVPHELVVGLIAGGDYAIRKAVEFAEDSTNQGWLDLQEHSISNKDVVVGIAASGTTPYVIAALEKCNEHNIITGCISCNANSPLSNTAKFPIDVVVGSEFVTGSSRMKAGTAQKMVLNMLSTATMIQLGKIKGNKMVDMQLSNNKLVDRGEKMLVKELNIDQKEASELLQKFGSVRNAIQNYKK; this is encoded by the coding sequence ATGAAATTTATAAAAACTACCGAACAAGATTCGAAATACAATCATCTAGAAATGATGTCTGTATCTTCTATTTTAAGAAATATTAATAGTGAAGACAAAACTGTGCCTTTGGCTGTAGAAAAATCTTTGCCACAAATAACTAAGTTAACAGAACAAATAGTTAATAAACTAAAAATTGGTGGACGACTTTTTTACATTGGTGCAGGCACATCAGGAAGATTAGGCGTTTTAGACGCTTCAGAATGTCCGCCAACGTTTGGCGTTCCTCATGAATTGGTTGTTGGTTTAATTGCTGGTGGCGACTATGCCATTAGAAAAGCCGTTGAATTTGCCGAAGATTCTACAAATCAAGGTTGGTTGGATTTACAAGAACATTCAATTTCTAATAAAGATGTTGTTGTTGGCATTGCTGCTTCTGGCACAACGCCGTATGTAATTGCTGCTTTAGAAAAATGCAATGAACATAACATTATTACTGGTTGCATTTCTTGTAATGCAAATAGCCCGTTATCAAACACTGCTAAATTTCCTATTGATGTAGTTGTTGGATCAGAATTTGTGACAGGAAGTTCTAGAATGAAAGCTGGAACTGCACAAAAAATGGTTTTAAATATGCTTTCAACAGCAACGATGATTCAGTTAGGAAAAATAAAGGGCAATAAAATGGTTGACATGCAATTATCAAATAATAAATTAGTTGATAGAGGTGAAAAAATGTTAGTTAAAGAATTAAATATCGACCAAAAAGAAGCTAGTGAATTATTGCAAAAATTTGGAAGTGTTAGAAATGCTATTCAAAATTATAAAAAATGA
- a CDS encoding DUF6695 family protein: MEKSELENAIIVILSYPDTVVRPAYWESSSKFWPKIGIGSEHAVQAGHAALLLIKKNESEIKYFDFGRYITSYGNGRVRSVATDPELHIPLKATFKNNKISNLDNILLWLEKHPEKTHGEGRLIASINDEINYDNALQFIHNLITEKEYPYGAFMKKASNCARFVTDTLIYSCTNKRITLKLKSSYLLTPSPIGNTLKGKTVKEVYNVKNQKIEIYKNRSILKEYNAAFFKKFDNQLNLIGTELPDIETFNLPKGTWLSGIGSGAWFHIDEKLEDKKYKISRHAKCGKKDFEGCFTVDNSFFDITKNYTFLHPSNCREMYIKQGDKKFIFKQLRTNF; the protein is encoded by the coding sequence ATGGAAAAAAGTGAATTAGAAAATGCAATTATAGTTATTTTATCTTATCCTGATACTGTTGTTAGACCTGCTTATTGGGAATCTTCAAGTAAATTTTGGCCAAAAATTGGCATTGGTAGCGAGCATGCAGTTCAAGCAGGACATGCTGCTTTATTGTTGATAAAAAAAAATGAATCTGAAATTAAATATTTCGATTTTGGTAGATATATAACTTCTTATGGAAATGGACGCGTTCGATCTGTAGCAACAGATCCTGAGCTTCATATTCCTTTAAAAGCCACGTTTAAAAATAATAAAATATCAAACTTAGACAACATTTTATTGTGGTTGGAAAAACATCCAGAAAAAACGCATGGAGAAGGCAGATTAATTGCAAGTATAAATGATGAAATAAACTACGATAATGCATTACAATTTATTCATAATTTAATTACTGAAAAAGAATATCCTTATGGCGCATTTATGAAAAAAGCCAGCAATTGTGCACGATTTGTTACTGATACACTTATCTATTCTTGTACAAATAAAAGGATTACTTTAAAGCTAAAAAGCTCTTATTTACTAACTCCAAGTCCTATTGGTAATACTTTAAAAGGGAAAACGGTTAAAGAAGTTTACAATGTAAAAAATCAAAAAATAGAGATTTATAAAAACAGATCTATTTTAAAAGAATACAATGCTGCTTTTTTTAAAAAATTTGATAATCAACTTAATTTAATCGGAACAGAATTACCAGATATTGAAACATTTAACTTACCAAAAGGCACTTGGTTATCTGGTATTGGCAGTGGCGCTTGGTTTCATATTGATGAGAAATTAGAAGATAAAAAATACAAAATTTCGAGACACGCTAAATGTGGTAAAAAAGATTTTGAAGGTTGTTTTACTGTAGATAATTCTTTTTTTGACATTACTAAAAATTATACATTTTTACACCCTTCAAACTGTAGGGAAATGTACATTAAACAAGGAGATAAAAAATTTATTTTCAAACAATTAAGAACTAATTTTTAG
- a CDS encoding ABC transporter permease, giving the protein MNYELFIAKRIIAGKKYKNSISSPIIKIAITAIALGIIIMLIAVATGAGLQYKIRDKMAGFKGHIQIVNYDANNSDVSITPIKKEQEFYPKFKNIDGIKNIQVFANKVGILRTETDFEGIIFKGVSTDYDWSFFKEYLVAGKVPNFNQDRTREVLLSETVVNRLQLKLNDTILSTFVKTANSKLPSNKKYIISGIYNTGFLQFDKNMMIGDIREVQKLNKWTENEVGGFEVLIDDFNEVDKKREEIYLELPATLTSKSIVNAYPNVFEWIELFDNNVWFIIAIMILIAGINMITALLVLILERVQMIGILKALGSNNTSIRKIFLYNASYLILKGLFWGNVIGLSIISIQYYFGIITLNPETYYVTTMPVYISFSAVLLLNIGTLLLCFLMLIIPSYIITKILPSKSIKFA; this is encoded by the coding sequence TTGAATTACGAGTTATTTATAGCCAAACGTATTATTGCTGGCAAAAAGTATAAAAATAGTATTTCGTCGCCAATAATAAAAATTGCAATCACAGCAATTGCGTTAGGAATTATTATTATGCTAATTGCAGTAGCAACTGGCGCAGGATTGCAGTATAAAATTCGCGATAAAATGGCTGGTTTTAAAGGTCATATTCAAATTGTAAATTATGATGCCAATAATTCTGATGTTTCTATAACGCCTATAAAAAAAGAACAAGAATTTTATCCGAAGTTTAAAAATATTGATGGCATAAAAAATATTCAAGTTTTTGCAAATAAAGTAGGAATTTTAAGAACAGAAACAGATTTTGAAGGAATAATTTTTAAAGGAGTTTCTACAGATTACGACTGGTCTTTTTTTAAAGAATATTTAGTTGCTGGTAAAGTACCTAATTTTAATCAAGACAGAACCAGAGAAGTATTGCTTTCTGAAACAGTTGTAAATCGTTTGCAACTAAAATTAAACGATACCATTTTATCAACCTTTGTTAAAACAGCTAATAGTAAATTACCATCCAACAAAAAATATATTATTTCTGGAATTTACAATACAGGTTTTTTACAGTTTGATAAAAACATGATGATTGGCGATATTAGAGAGGTTCAGAAATTAAATAAATGGACAGAAAATGAAGTTGGTGGTTTTGAAGTTCTCATTGATGATTTTAACGAAGTTGATAAAAAAAGAGAAGAAATTTATTTAGAATTACCTGCTACTTTAACTAGTAAAAGTATTGTAAACGCATATCCTAATGTGTTTGAATGGATAGAACTTTTTGATAATAATGTTTGGTTTATTATTGCCATTATGATTTTAATTGCAGGCATAAATATGATAACTGCTTTGCTCGTTTTAATTTTAGAACGCGTACAAATGATTGGTATTTTAAAAGCTTTAGGAAGTAATAATACAAGTATTAGAAAAATATTTTTATACAATGCTTCTTATTTAATTTTAAAAGGACTTTTTTGGGGCAATGTTATTGGTTTATCAATTATATCTATTCAATATTATTTTGGGATAATTACCTTGAATCCAGAAACATATTATGTAACAACAATGCCAGTTTACATCTCTTTTTCGGCTGTTTTACTGTTAAATATTGGTACTTTACTTTTATGTTTTTTAATGCTGATAATTCCGTCTTATATTATTACAAAAATACTGCCTTCTAAATCTATTAAGTTTGCTTAA